A window of the Butyricimonas virosa genome harbors these coding sequences:
- a CDS encoding single-stranded DNA-binding protein: MLYIHTFGRIGKDCQVIEGTHGSFIAFDMAVDDFSHGNAVTTWVRVRSNKENHIRLSEYLTKGRMVLVGGTLSTSLWKDKNGDSQIQLSITADALEFINTGKREGTNSEADSQTAAAENAPVPPADMPQDVEEDLPF; the protein is encoded by the coding sequence ATGCTATACATTCACACTTTCGGTCGCATCGGAAAGGATTGTCAGGTCATCGAGGGTACACACGGTTCGTTTATTGCTTTTGACATGGCAGTAGATGACTTCTCGCACGGAAACGCCGTTACCACATGGGTAAGGGTACGCAGCAACAAGGAAAACCATATCCGCCTCTCCGAATACCTCACCAAAGGACGCATGGTCCTTGTCGGGGGAACATTGTCAACTTCACTGTGGAAGGACAAAAACGGCGACAGCCAGATCCAGCTCTCCATCACGGCGGATGCCCTGGAGTTCATCAACACCGGTAAGCGGGAAGGTACAAACTCAGAAGCGGACAGTCAAACAGCAGCTGCCGAGAACGCACCCGTTCCTCCGGCGGACATGCCACAGGACGTTGAGGAAGACCTTCCGTTCTGA
- a CDS encoding metallophosphoesterase, with protein sequence MKIQYASDLHLEFTDNGSYIKHNPLPVTGDILVLAGDIGYLGDENYSRHPFWNWASENYRQVIVCMGNHEFYKNYDIATLENGYCLEIRQNIHCYYNGIVQLDGIDIIISTLWGHIPLEEAYFTESVISDFRRILYNGELLTFAEFNKESEKCIDFIRKAVAVSKAKHKIVVTHHVPSFRTQHPKFADSKANGAFTVELENYIKDSDIEYWIYGHSHYNVDVQIGNTKCVTNQLGYVFHNEHLSFDPGKFIEL encoded by the coding sequence ATGAAAATTCAATACGCTTCTGACCTGCATCTGGAATTTACTGACAATGGCAGCTACATCAAACATAATCCTCTGCCCGTTACAGGGGACATCCTTGTTCTGGCCGGAGATATCGGTTATCTCGGCGACGAGAATTACAGCCGCCATCCGTTTTGGAATTGGGCATCGGAAAATTACCGACAAGTGATTGTCTGCATGGGAAACCATGAGTTCTACAAAAATTATGACATCGCCACTTTAGAAAACGGATACTGTCTGGAGATACGCCAAAATATCCATTGTTACTATAATGGAATTGTACAATTGGACGGTATTGATATCATCATTTCCACATTATGGGGGCATATACCTTTAGAAGAAGCCTACTTTACAGAAAGTGTAATCTCCGATTTCAGAAGAATCTTATACAATGGGGAGTTGTTGACTTTTGCAGAGTTCAATAAAGAAAGTGAAAAATGCATAGACTTTATCCGTAAAGCTGTAGCTGTCAGCAAGGCAAAACATAAAATAGTTGTTACACATCATGTTCCCTCTTTCCGCACGCAGCATCCTAAATTTGCTGACAGTAAAGCAAACGGAGCCTTCACTGTAGAATTAGAGAACTACATAAAAGATAGCGATATAGAATACTGGATATACGGGCATTCGCATTACAATGTAGATGTACAGATTGGGAACACAAAATGTGTAACCAATCAATTGGGATATGTTTTCCACAATGAACACCTGTCATTCGATCCCGGGAAATTCATAGAACTATAA
- a CDS encoding PcfK-like family protein, translating to MKGTEQFKLTIKAYLDERAKNDELFASSYTKENKNLDDCITFILNQARAIADEGGCGMTDDEVYSLAVHYYDEDNIEIGKAINCGIIVNHRVELTEEEKAEAKEKALKAYQAEEMRKLQQRNNHTKTKPKPASQEQVQPSLFDF from the coding sequence ATGAAAGGAACAGAACAATTCAAGCTGACAATCAAGGCTTATCTTGACGAGAGAGCTAAAAACGATGAACTATTTGCTTCATCCTATACCAAAGAAAACAAGAATTTGGATGATTGTATCACATTCATTCTTAATCAAGCAAGGGCTATCGCTGACGAGGGAGGATGTGGAATGACAGATGATGAAGTGTATTCACTTGCCGTTCACTACTATGACGAGGACAATATTGAAATAGGCAAGGCTATCAATTGCGGTATCATCGTCAATCACAGAGTGGAATTGACCGAAGAGGAAAAGGCTGAGGCAAAGGAAAAAGCATTGAAAGCCTATCAAGCAGAAGAAATGCGGAAACTGCAACAACGTAATAACCATACCAAGACTAAACCGAAACCTGCAAGCCAAGAACAAGTTCAACCATCTCTTTTTGATTTTTGA
- a CDS encoding PcfJ domain-containing protein codes for MRPKTRLQHKVVAANERLLPLTKKQEMWAFHHCLDHFAFRTKSGKTTCLDCGHQWEESNKKTCRCPMCGIKLKIKNTLQRKHKDSSYYSILTTQDGLQVQRVFLMKANYHKGKEADYYSIEVARYWIDDNGRTEVTALRRTLGHYLDSFVFDGNLELRKDNYVYRRIADCKVYPYYSSTPKLKRNGMVGSLAEIEPVCLIKALLTDSRAETMFKAGRKTDLNYFLQHTMYFDTYWNVYKIVMRNRYQISDISLWMDYIHLLERCGKDIHNSHYICPSDLKAAHDHYQEKVRIIREREERDAQRKKAMENESLFREMKGKFFGLSFTDGLIVVSVLESVDEYYKEGNALHHCVGQSEYYLKPKSLVLSARIDNKRIETVELSLETFKVLQSRGLCNQDTEFHERIISLVQKNVRKIRQRMIV; via the coding sequence ATGAGACCCAAGACAAGATTACAACATAAGGTAGTAGCCGCCAATGAGCGGTTACTGCCACTGACAAAGAAACAGGAAATGTGGGCTTTTCACCATTGTCTTGACCATTTTGCTTTTCGTACAAAAAGCGGCAAGACCACCTGTCTTGATTGCGGACACCAATGGGAGGAAAGCAACAAAAAAACATGCCGTTGCCCGATGTGCGGCATAAAATTGAAGATAAAGAATACCTTGCAGCGTAAGCATAAAGACAGTTCATACTACTCCATTCTAACTACCCAAGATGGATTGCAGGTGCAAAGGGTGTTTCTTATGAAAGCCAACTACCATAAAGGGAAAGAGGCTGATTATTATTCCATAGAGGTAGCCAGATATTGGATAGATGACAATGGCAGAACGGAGGTAACAGCATTGAGACGCACTTTAGGGCATTATCTTGACAGTTTTGTCTTTGACGGCAATCTGGAACTGCGCAAAGACAACTATGTCTATAGGCGTATTGCCGACTGCAAGGTCTATCCTTATTATTCATCCACACCCAAGCTAAAGAGAAACGGAATGGTAGGTTCATTGGCAGAAATTGAACCGGTCTGTCTGATAAAAGCCCTGCTGACCGATAGTAGAGCCGAGACTATGTTCAAGGCAGGGAGAAAAACTGACTTGAACTATTTCCTGCAACATACAATGTATTTCGATACCTATTGGAATGTGTATAAGATTGTGATGCGAAACCGTTACCAAATCTCTGACATTTCGCTTTGGATGGATTATATCCACTTACTTGAAAGATGTGGAAAAGACATTCACAATTCACACTATATATGTCCGTCGGATTTGAAAGCAGCACACGACCATTATCAGGAAAAAGTAAGGATTATCAGAGAGAGGGAAGAAAGGGATGCCCAACGTAAGAAAGCTATGGAGAACGAAAGTCTTTTCAGAGAGATGAAAGGTAAATTCTTCGGGTTGTCATTCACTGACGGACTTATCGTTGTCAGTGTACTGGAGAGCGTAGATGAATATTATAAAGAAGGAAACGCATTGCACCATTGCGTCGGTCAGAGCGAATATTATCTTAAACCTAAATCTTTGGTATTATCAGCGAGGATAGACAACAAACGTATTGAAACTGTTGAGTTGAGTCTTGAAACATTCAAGGTCCTGCAATCAAGAGGACTCTGCAACCAAGATACAGAATTTCATGAGCGCATCATAAGCCTTGTACAGAAAAACGTGCGGAAAATACGTCAGAGAATGATAGTATAG
- the mobV gene encoding MobV family relaxase → MANAKQVMDFRPSKGITTAQSNEHQRRWKDKGWERAVSIGNYDPTREHLNFEIKAGKVCQVDKSKSIPERMDESLSARGIKDPNSGLEEPRFRTVVNFIFGGSRERMQEIAFGEQKVNFEKGADNSQIERCKEIEEWAKDVYSFVSDKYGEENIVSFVVHLDELNPHAHCTLLPIQENKFAYKQIFAGKDKYEFSARMKQLHSDFAEMNKRWGMSRGTSVSESGARHRTTEEYRRHLSEECTSIEEQLGQHQKALSDLKVEIQLAERRVKGLNSMVENLRKAKAEKERQIAALEATMKSHMGDSMSISAEKANLEKELASIQEKLADKQEKLKVADRQLSVLKEDMNTISERTEELKAEAYRYSHEIHSKVDVLLKDVMLETLVSEHSERLAEIGTSEQSIFDGSLLQSLTEQGADVMHCATLLFLGMVNDATTFAETHGGGGGKNDLKWGRDENEDNRAWARRCMMTASKMMRPASGKKQKR, encoded by the coding sequence ATGGCAAACGCGAAACAAGTCATGGATTTCCGCCCATCAAAAGGTATAACTACTGCTCAAAGCAACGAACATCAGAGGCGGTGGAAAGATAAAGGCTGGGAACGTGCTGTCTCAATCGGGAATTATGATCCCACAAGGGAACATCTGAATTTTGAGATAAAGGCCGGAAAAGTATGTCAGGTTGATAAGAGTAAGAGCATTCCAGAAAGGATGGATGAGAGTCTATCTGCACGAGGAATAAAGGATCCTAATTCGGGTTTGGAAGAACCACGATTCAGGACAGTTGTAAATTTCATCTTTGGAGGATCAAGGGAGCGTATGCAAGAAATCGCTTTCGGTGAGCAAAAAGTCAACTTTGAAAAAGGTGCTGACAATTCTCAAATTGAAAGGTGCAAGGAAATTGAGGAATGGGCGAAGGATGTTTATTCATTTGTAAGTGATAAATACGGTGAAGAGAATATAGTATCATTTGTTGTACACTTGGATGAATTGAATCCGCATGCTCACTGTACTTTGTTGCCGATTCAGGAGAACAAATTTGCATATAAACAGATATTTGCAGGAAAGGACAAATATGAGTTCAGTGCAAGGATGAAGCAACTTCACAGCGACTTCGCTGAAATGAACAAACGCTGGGGAATGTCTCGCGGAACAAGTGTATCTGAATCGGGTGCCAGGCATCGTACAACAGAAGAATACCGCCGGCACCTTTCGGAAGAGTGTACCAGCATAGAGGAACAGCTTGGCCAACATCAGAAAGCCTTGTCGGATCTCAAAGTGGAAATCCAGTTGGCAGAACGAAGGGTAAAAGGACTGAACTCGATGGTTGAGAATCTCCGCAAAGCAAAGGCTGAAAAGGAGAGGCAGATTGCTGCATTGGAGGCTACTATGAAATCTCATATGGGAGACTCAATGTCCATATCTGCCGAAAAGGCAAATCTTGAAAAAGAACTTGCTTCTATCCAAGAAAAACTGGCAGACAAACAGGAGAAGTTGAAGGTGGCTGACCGACAGCTGTCGGTCTTGAAAGAAGATATGAATACCATCAGTGAGCGCACGGAAGAATTAAAGGCCGAGGCTTATAGATACAGTCACGAGATACATTCCAAGGTGGATGTATTGCTCAAAGATGTAATGCTGGAAACTTTGGTTAGCGAACATTCGGAACGGTTGGCAGAAATAGGCACATCAGAGCAATCCATTTTTGATGGTTCTCTTCTCCAAAGCCTGACAGAACAGGGTGCAGATGTGATGCACTGCGCTACTCTTCTCTTCCTGGGCATGGTCAACGATGCCACAACTTTTGCCGAAACTCACGGTGGAGGAGGTGGTAAAAATGACCTGAAATGGGGACGGGATGAAAACGAAGACAACCGTGCCTGGGCAAGACGGTGCATGATGACGGCGAGCAAGATGATGCGTCCTGCTTCAGGCAAAAAACAGAAACGATAA
- a CDS encoding GNAT family N-acetyltransferase gives MNGSTNYIIRHLQGSENHLLREFLYEAIYIPEGVIPPSKEVVDLPELKLYIENFGKKKDDFCLVADSEGKVVGAVWVRIMNDYGHVDDKTPSLAISLYKEYRSKGIGNHLMREMFRLLESKGYSHVSLSVQKANYAVRMYLKLGFKIIHETEEEFVMLKDLSESNY, from the coding sequence ATGAACGGATCGACCAACTATATAATACGCCATCTGCAAGGTAGTGAGAACCATTTGCTAAGAGAATTTCTTTACGAAGCGATTTATATTCCTGAAGGAGTCATACCGCCCTCAAAGGAAGTGGTGGATCTACCAGAACTGAAACTGTATATTGAGAACTTCGGAAAGAAAAAAGATGACTTTTGTCTGGTTGCAGACAGTGAAGGAAAAGTGGTCGGTGCAGTATGGGTACGTATTATGAATGATTACGGACATGTGGATGACAAAACTCCATCACTTGCCATATCCCTATATAAGGAATACAGGAGTAAAGGCATAGGAAACCATCTTATGCGTGAAATGTTTCGATTACTTGAAAGCAAAGGATATAGCCACGTCTCTCTGTCCGTACAAAAGGCGAACTATGCCGTCCGAATGTATCTAAAACTTGGATTTAAGATCATCCATGAGACTGAAGAGGAGTTTGTCATGCTTAAAGATCTCTCAGAATCCAACTACTGA
- a CDS encoding CatA-like O-acetyltransferase, family 2 has translation MREINPKETTRAYAFELWMKAPMPMVTFFKTLDVSRLVKISKKSGMKFNMLVCWCIGKAASGIKEFYMLPVGDKLMQYDAIAVNTIVMNKDNEVSSCDVPFSDDLQLFNEDYLKLTTEVAQSCENHDLTESMVIGTSALAQYEIDGAVGMYSGIFNNPFMIWGKYRKGFFRTTLTVSFQFHHTQMDGAHAAKFLDRLQQEINKLLV, from the coding sequence ATGAGAGAAATAAATCCCAAAGAAACCACCCGTGCATACGCATTTGAGCTTTGGATGAAAGCCCCGATGCCGATGGTTACATTTTTCAAGACTTTGGATGTCAGTCGTCTGGTCAAAATCAGCAAAAAGTCAGGTATGAAATTCAATATGCTGGTGTGCTGGTGCATCGGCAAGGCGGCAAGCGGTATCAAGGAATTTTATATGCTGCCTGTCGGAGACAAATTGATGCAATATGATGCCATTGCGGTTAATACCATTGTTATGAACAAGGACAATGAGGTCAGTTCATGCGATGTGCCCTTTTCTGATGATTTGCAGCTATTCAATGAAGATTATCTGAAATTGACAACGGAAGTAGCACAAAGCTGTGAGAACCACGACTTGACTGAAAGCATGGTAATAGGAACTTCCGCACTGGCCCAATATGAAATTGACGGTGCGGTAGGTATGTACAGCGGTATCTTCAACAATCCGTTTATGATATGGGGCAAGTACCGTAAGGGGTTCTTCAGGACGACACTGACGGTTTCATTCCAATTCCATCACACTCAAATGGATGGGGCACATGCTGCAAAGTTCCTGGATCGCTTGCAGCAGGAAATCAATAAATTACTTGTATAG
- a CDS encoding OmpA family protein — translation MRNKIVFVMAMAGMCCTLQASANIQLAPQDSVHHEPYVEKELMLQTIEPTYHNGVLVTSPWNGNWFVSLQGGASAFIGRPIGCADLFDRIQPSLSASVGKWFTPQIGARIGYGGWRFKDCNLVINDYHHFHADLMYNILGGFHSKKENTRWGIIPYVGLGMMYNPQNGQKPFAISYGIQGQYQICKRLTALLEIGNVSTFQNLDGYGNANRFGDNMLSVSAGLSFAIGKVGWKRSVDATPYIRQNEWLMEYASELSENNCRYAGQHERDMRTLKELKKILEIEGLLKKYSQLFDNRDSLSSSYPKNDYSGLNSLRARLKNRRWDGKSPLTNDSLANYSGAAVPDTNANANSESAPTGKSANVPDSTNTTADSISAYSHSDYLSIIRSGNECIGSPVYFFFELGTAKLTDKSQLVNLDELARVAMKYGLSVTVIGAADDATGTADINDGLSVSRADYIATELAKRGLAVDTITKVCKGGISDYNLVEANRHTKVILFMK, via the coding sequence ATGAGAAATAAAATAGTATTTGTAATGGCAATGGCTGGAATGTGCTGCACATTGCAAGCGAGTGCGAATATACAACTTGCCCCACAGGATAGTGTACACCATGAACCTTATGTGGAGAAAGAGCTGATGCTTCAAACCATCGAGCCTACTTATCATAATGGCGTTTTGGTAACTTCACCATGGAACGGCAACTGGTTCGTCAGCCTGCAAGGTGGCGCAAGTGCGTTCATTGGCAGACCAATTGGCTGTGCTGATTTGTTTGACAGGATACAGCCATCACTTTCCGCATCAGTTGGCAAGTGGTTTACGCCACAGATTGGAGCAAGAATCGGATATGGGGGTTGGCGATTTAAGGACTGCAACCTTGTAATCAATGACTATCATCATTTCCATGCCGACCTGATGTATAATATTCTGGGAGGATTTCACTCGAAGAAAGAAAACACACGTTGGGGCATCATTCCATACGTTGGTCTTGGAATGATGTATAACCCTCAGAACGGTCAGAAACCCTTCGCAATTTCTTATGGAATACAAGGGCAATATCAAATCTGCAAACGGCTGACAGCTTTGCTGGAGATTGGCAATGTTTCCACTTTTCAGAACTTAGACGGATATGGGAACGCCAACCGCTTTGGAGATAATATGCTTTCCGTTTCTGCCGGACTTTCTTTTGCAATAGGCAAGGTAGGATGGAAGCGTTCTGTCGATGCTACTCCATATATTCGGCAAAATGAATGGCTGATGGAATATGCCTCGGAGTTGTCCGAAAACAATTGCAGATATGCCGGGCAACATGAGAGGGACATGAGAACTTTGAAAGAACTGAAGAAAATCTTGGAGATTGAGGGGTTGCTAAAAAAGTACAGTCAGCTGTTTGACAACCGTGATAGTTTAAGCTCCAGCTATCCTAAAAATGATTACAGCGGACTGAACTCGCTCCGGGCAAGATTGAAGAACAGGCGTTGGGATGGCAAGTCACCTTTGACCAATGACAGCCTTGCGAATTACTCAGGAGCTGCCGTTCCTGATACAAATGCCAATGCAAATTCAGAAAGTGCCCCGACAGGCAAATCTGCCAATGTTCCGGACTCGACAAACACAACCGCTGACAGCATTTCCGCTTATAGCCATTCCGATTATCTTTCCATTATCCGTTCCGGCAACGAGTGCATCGGTTCTCCCGTTTATTTCTTCTTTGAACTCGGCACAGCGAAGCTGACAGATAAATCACAGCTGGTCAACTTGGATGAGCTGGCACGTGTCGCAATGAAATATGGATTGTCAGTTACTGTTATAGGTGCGGCTGATGATGCCACAGGGACTGCCGATATAAATGACGGATTAAGCGTATCGAGAGCTGATTATATTGCCACCGAATTAGCTAAACGAGGACTGGCGGTTGATACGATTACCAAGGTTTGCAAAGGAGGTATCTCCGATTACAATCTGGTAGAAGCAAATAGGCACACAAAGGTCATACTATTTATGAAATAA
- a CDS encoding zincin-like metallopeptidase domain-containing protein yields the protein MAGYKNYKSDEKSSEDKALDLFAEMMIERIETISKDWSKPWFTKGSLRWPRNLSGREYNGMNALMLLMHCEKNGYTIPRFCTFDGIQRLNQPNGKQKSSDDQPRVSVNKGERSFPVMLTTFTCIHKDTKEKIKYDDYKNLSEDEKKMYNVYPRMQVFRVFNVAQTNLQEARPELWAKLEEENSLGMTEEGDKMTFEPIDVMIRDNLWICPIKTQYQDHAYFSISKNEIVVPEKKQFKDGESFYGTVFHEMTHSTGIEGQLDRIKPTAFGSKEYAREELVAELGSALVAQRYGMSKVLKEDSCAYLKSWLYELKESPQFIKTTLFDVKKATSMITQKVEKIAEELEKEKNEQQDNKQGVKVEQPVSNAKIFYSSVAYLQSSDDTSRLDEFRDKGNYEGLLRTAKEYYDGNGINEQYTFSSPIRNKGDDLLVEDKDFAVVYNNSVGGTYEVMLKYSEQEIRNHIKRYGTRQASDDIKEVAKDMVNEEFAKMVKQRVPAIELPSGDTLYFAYNRENDSLDFGTTCNAGQTVSHSFPYDHDSSLDMNVQVANEKLNEMKDYQAQDVAYSYGMRR from the coding sequence ATGGCAGGATATAAGAATTATAAAAGTGATGAAAAATCCAGTGAAGACAAGGCTCTTGATCTTTTTGCCGAGATGATGATTGAACGTATTGAAACCATCAGCAAAGATTGGAGCAAACCCTGGTTCACAAAAGGTAGTCTAAGATGGCCTAGGAATCTGTCAGGACGTGAGTACAATGGTATGAATGCTCTTATGCTCCTGATGCACTGTGAGAAAAATGGTTATACAATACCTCGATTCTGCACTTTTGATGGCATACAACGTCTCAATCAGCCTAATGGGAAACAGAAAAGCAGCGATGATCAGCCAAGAGTTTCCGTGAATAAAGGAGAACGGTCATTCCCTGTGATGCTTACCACTTTCACTTGCATTCATAAGGATACAAAGGAAAAAATCAAATACGACGATTATAAGAACCTTTCCGAGGATGAAAAGAAAATGTATAATGTATATCCAAGAATGCAAGTCTTTCGGGTATTCAATGTGGCCCAGACTAATCTTCAAGAAGCCCGTCCTGAGCTTTGGGCAAAATTGGAAGAGGAGAACTCTTTAGGAATGACAGAAGAAGGCGACAAAATGACATTTGAACCTATTGATGTGATGATTAGGGACAATCTTTGGATTTGTCCGATCAAGACACAATATCAGGATCATGCATACTTCTCCATTTCGAAAAATGAGATTGTCGTCCCGGAAAAGAAACAGTTCAAGGATGGTGAATCTTTCTACGGAACAGTTTTTCACGAAATGACCCATAGTACAGGAATAGAGGGACAGCTTGACCGTATCAAGCCGACGGCTTTCGGCTCAAAGGAATACGCCCGTGAAGAACTTGTTGCAGAACTGGGCAGCGCGTTGGTTGCCCAAAGATACGGAATGAGCAAAGTCTTGAAGGAAGATAGCTGTGCTTATCTTAAATCATGGCTATATGAGTTAAAGGAATCTCCGCAGTTCATAAAGACTACGTTATTCGATGTAAAAAAGGCGACCTCTATGATCACACAAAAAGTGGAAAAGATTGCAGAAGAATTGGAAAAGGAGAAAAACGAACAGCAGGATAACAAGCAAGGCGTGAAAGTTGAACAACCAGTATCCAACGCAAAGATTTTCTATTCTTCCGTTGCCTACCTGCAATCATCCGATGACACTTCCCGACTGGACGAATTCCGGGACAAGGGCAATTATGAGGGATTACTCCGAACTGCAAAAGAGTACTATGACGGAAACGGCATCAATGAGCAATATACCTTCTCCTCTCCTATCAGGAACAAAGGTGATGATCTGCTGGTAGAAGACAAGGATTTTGCCGTTGTATATAACAACAGCGTGGGTGGCACATATGAAGTTATGTTGAAATACTCCGAGCAGGAAATTCGTAATCACATAAAAAGGTATGGTACCAGACAAGCAAGCGATGATATAAAAGAAGTCGCAAAAGATATGGTAAATGAAGAGTTCGCCAAGATGGTTAAACAAAGGGTACCGGCCATTGAATTGCCAAGCGGAGACACGTTGTATTTTGCCTATAACAGGGAAAACGATTCTCTTGATTTCGGAACTACATGTAATGCCGGTCAAACAGTCAGCCACAGTTTTCCCTATGACCATGACTCTTCACTTGATATGAATGTCCAGGTGGCTAATGAAAAATTAAATGAAATGAAAGATTATCAGGCACAAGACGTCGCATACAGTTATGGAATGCGGCGATGA
- a CDS encoding GNAT family N-acetyltransferase, producing MNMETQRLILRPWTENDAESLYNYAKDPAIGPIAGWPPHTSVENSREIIRNILSAPETYAVILKETNEPIGSVGIMFADGVHSAEIQDGDAEIGYWIGVPYWGQGLIPEAVQRLLKRCFVELDVKRVWCGHYDGNIKSRRVMEKCGFKFHHTEEGKTSPLGDIRTEHFTLLTREDWKKR from the coding sequence ATGAATATGGAAACACAAAGATTGATACTTCGTCCCTGGACAGAAAACGATGCAGAGTCTCTTTATAATTATGCCAAAGATCCTGCTATCGGCCCCATTGCCGGGTGGCCTCCTCATACATCTGTGGAAAACAGCAGAGAAATAATACGCAATATCCTTTCTGCACCCGAGACATACGCTGTCATATTGAAAGAAACCAATGAACCGATAGGCAGTGTCGGAATTATGTTCGCTGATGGCGTACACAGTGCGGAGATACAGGATGGAGACGCAGAAATAGGATATTGGATAGGTGTTCCTTATTGGGGACAGGGGCTTATACCGGAAGCCGTACAACGTTTGTTGAAGCGTTGCTTCGTCGAACTTGATGTGAAACGGGTCTGGTGTGGACATTATGACGGAAACATCAAATCCCGCAGGGTAATGGAAAAATGTGGATTCAAGTTCCATCACACAGAAGAAGGAAAGACTTCTCCGTTAGGAGATATCCGTACAGAACATTTTACTTTGCTTACCAGAGAGGACTGGAAAAAACGGTAA
- a CDS encoding ParA family protein — protein MTKIIAVLNHKGGVGKTTTTINLAAALQLKKKRVLLIDMDGQANLTESCGLSIEEEQTVYGAMKGEYPLPLVELKNGLTIVPSCLDLSAAESELINEPGRELILKGLIAKLLDSRKFDYILIDCPPSLGLLTLNALTAADFLIIPVQAQFLAMRGMAKITNVVEIVRERLNPGLSIGGIVITQFDKRKTLNKSVSELINDSFCDKVFKTVIRDNVALAEAPIKGLNIFEYNKNSNGAKDYMDLALEVLKLK, from the coding sequence ATGACAAAAATTATAGCAGTTCTGAATCATAAAGGTGGGGTCGGAAAGACAACCACTACCATAAATCTCGCTGCCGCACTGCAGCTGAAGAAAAAACGTGTGCTCCTGATTGACATGGACGGTCAGGCAAACCTTACGGAATCCTGCGGCCTGTCCATCGAGGAAGAACAGACCGTGTACGGGGCAATGAAGGGCGAATACCCTCTGCCACTGGTCGAACTGAAGAACGGCCTTACCATCGTTCCCTCATGCCTTGACCTGTCGGCTGCCGAATCGGAACTTATCAACGAACCTGGCCGGGAACTGATACTGAAAGGGCTGATTGCGAAGCTGCTTGACAGCCGGAAATTCGACTATATACTGATTGACTGTCCGCCATCGCTGGGACTGCTCACGCTCAATGCTCTTACCGCGGCGGACTTTTTGATTATTCCGGTCCAGGCACAGTTCCTCGCTATGCGTGGTATGGCAAAGATTACGAATGTGGTTGAAATCGTCAGGGAACGCCTGAATCCAGGACTGAGCATCGGAGGTATCGTGATTACCCAGTTCGACAAGCGCAAGACGCTTAATAAAAGCGTGTCCGAGCTCATCAACGATTCTTTCTGCGACAAGGTGTTCAAGACCGTCATCCGGGACAACGTGGCTCTGGCGGAAGCTCCTATCAAGGGTCTGAACATTTTCGAGTATAACAAAAACAGCAACGGGGCCAAAGATTATATGGATTTGGCACTGGAGGTATTGAAATTAAAGTAA
- a CDS encoding JAB domain-containing protein has protein sequence MNTFSFPQISVNYKDADAAKRTMVNSSRVSYDIFKEAYDECMQHHEECWVMFLNHANRLLGLSCISKCGISQTVVDVRIILQTALLAHASGIILSHNHPSGNMVASSSDNAITSKLKKACEILDITLLDHIILSDTGYLSYADEGML, from the coding sequence ATGAATACATTTTCTTTCCCTCAGATTTCAGTAAATTACAAGGATGCCGATGCTGCAAAACGTACCATGGTAAACTCCTCCAGAGTAAGCTACGACATCTTCAAGGAGGCATACGATGAATGTATGCAGCATCATGAGGAATGCTGGGTGATGTTCCTCAATCATGCCAACAGGCTTCTCGGACTCTCCTGCATATCAAAATGCGGCATCAGCCAGACCGTTGTGGATGTCCGTATCATCCTGCAGACGGCTCTTCTGGCCCATGCCTCAGGCATAATCCTCAGCCACAACCACCCATCAGGCAACATGGTGGCCAGCTCCAGTGACAATGCCATCACAAGCAAACTCAAGAAAGCCTGCGAAATCCTTGACATCACTCTCCTTGACCATATCATTCTCTCGGATACAGGCTATCTGAGCTACGCGGACGAAGGGATGCTTTGA